ACATTATTTAGGCCCTAAAAGAAAGACATCTGATAAGCTGTCTACTTTTGAGGCAGGGATCAAAGTAGTGGGAAATGCGCGTCAGCCTTTTTCAATAAAGTACTTTCTGGTGGCTATTCTATTTGTATTATTTGATGTTGAAGTAATCTTCATGTATCCATGGGCCGTTAATTTCAGAGAGTTTGGATGGCCGGGAATTATAGAGATGTTTATATTTATGGGCACGCTGTTATTGGGCTTTATTTATATCCTGAAAAAGAAAGCTTTAGACTGGGACTAATCAATTTAGATTGTTTCTAAATCCCTATCGCATAATTCATTTACTTTCAAAAATTGTAAATTTGTGGTTCATTCTTTAGTAGAATGGACCTTTTTTGTTTTAAATCATGAGTGACATCAACATTGTAGACGCGCCGCCAGGAATTGAGGGATCTGGCTTTTTCGCCACTTCTTTAGATAAAGTGATAGGTCTGGCACGTTCTCATTCTATGTGGCCCCTGCCATTTGCAACTTCATGTTGTGGGATTGAATTTATGGCTACCATGGGTTCTCATTATGACTTTGGACGTTTTGGTTCTGAGCGTTTAAGCTTTTCTCCACGTCAGGCGGATTTGCTGATGGTGATGGGTACGATTGCTAAGAAAATGAGCCCGGTTTTGAAGCAGGTTTACCTGCAGATGGCTGAGCCCCGCTGGGTAATGGCGGTTGGTGCCTGTGCTTCAAGTGGCGGTATATTTGATACCTATTCTGTATTGCAGGGTATAGATGAAATTATCCCTGTTGACGTATATGTGCCAGGTTGTCCTCCGCGACCAGAAGCTATTTTAGATGGCTTTGGTAAAATACAGGAACTTGTTAAAAACGAGTCTGGCAGAAGACGCGAGTCTGAGCAGTATAAAGAAATGTTGGCTTCATACGGAATATTATAATGGCAGAAGTGACTAATCATGATCTGACTGAATTACTAAGTGCCCGGTTTGGCGAAAAAATAACCAATGTACAGGAGCCTTACGGCTTGCTTACCATAGAAACAACTAAAGACGTAATCACGGAGGTGTTGAGGTTTTTAAAAGAAGATGGGCAGGCAAATTTTAACTTCCTTACAGATATTACTGCGGTTCACTATCCGGAGAAAAAACATGGTATTGCGGTGGTTTACCATTTGCATAGCATGGTAAAACGAATCCGCATCAGGGTTAAGGTATTTATAGACCAACATCAGCCTACCATACCAACAGCTACATCTTTATGGAAAGGTGCAAACTGGATGGAGCGGGAAACCTACGATCTGTTTGGGGTGAAATTTGAAGGTCACCCGGATTTGAGAAGAATACTGAACATGGACGACCTTGGTGTACACCCCATGTTGAAACAATATCCTTTGGAAGATCCAAACAGAGTTGATAAAAAAGACGAATACTTTGGTAGATAAGCATATGAACAATCAGCCGGTATATACAGATAACGATCCTCAGAGTGAGCTGGTAACCTTAAACTTAGGCCCAACACACCCTGCAACGCACGGGGTATTTCAGAATGTCATCCAACTGGATGGAGAGCGCATCGTAAGTGGTGTTTCTACCATTGGATATATCCACCGTGCATTTGAAAAGATAGCAGAACACCGCCCTTTCTACCAAATAACACCCTTAACAGACCGTTTAAACTACTGTTCCTCGCCCATAAATAATATGGGTTGGCACATGACGGTGGAAAAACTGTTGAACATTAAGATGCCTAAGCGCGTAGATTACCTTCGGGTAATTATTATGGAGCTGGCACGTATTTCTGACCATATTATCTGCAATACGATTATTGCGCAGGATACAGGTGCTACGACCACATTTTTGTACTTGTTTCAGTACAGAGAGCACATTTACGAGATTTACGAAGAGATTTGTGGTGCGCGCTTAACGACTAACATTGGTCGTATAGGTGGTTTTGAACGTGATTTTAATGACATTGCCTTCGCTAAGATTAATAAATTTCTGAAGGAGTTTCCTGTTGCACTGCGCGAATTTGAAAGTTTGCTGAACCGCAACCGGATTTTTATTGACCGTACTGCGGGCGTAGCTTGTGTAACGCCTGAAGATGCGCTTAGTTATGGATGGACCGGTCCGCTGTTGCGTGCTACTGGTGTAGACTATGATGTACGTGTAAGTGAGCCTTATGCTTCTTATGAAGATTTTGATTTTGAGGTTCCTGTAGGTACAAGCGGCGACATTTATGACCGTTACCTGGTTAGGAACGAAGAAATGTGGCAGAGTGTAAGCATTATTGAGCAGGCAATGGAGAAATTAAAACATGAACCTGCAGGAATTTTCCACGCTGATGTGCCTGAGTTTTATTTGCCGGCTAAAGAGGAAGTATACAATAATATGGAAGCATTGATCTATCACTTTAAAATTGTGATGGGCGAAATTGATGCGCCGAAAGCTGAAGTTTACCATGCTGTTGAAGGTGGAAATGGCGAGCTTGGTTTTTATTTAATTAATGATGGTGGCCGGACGCCTTACCGTTTGCACTTTAGACGGCCAAGTTTTATAAATTATCAAATGTTTGCTCCGATGAGTAAAGGCATGTTGTTATCTGATGCCATTATCAATATGAGTAGCATGAACATTATTGCAGGAGAATTAGATGCTTAAAGTAGAGGAACAACAACCTGTGGAATTTTCATCGGCTTTACTTGAAAAGTTTGATGAACTGGTTAAGAGATACCCTGAGGGAAAACAGAAATCGGCATTGTTGCCTGTATTGCACGAAACCCAGGCTGAGTTGGGCTGGTTGAGCCCTGCGGCAATGGACAAAGTTGCAGCTTACCTGGATATCCTTCCTATAGAAGTTTACGAAGTGGCTTCTTTTTATACCATGTACTTTTTAAAACCACAGGGTAAATATATGCTTGAGGTATGCCGTACCGGGCCATGTTGCCTGGTGGGTGCCGAAAAGTTAATGGGACATATCGAAAAAACGCTTGGTGTTAAAGAAGGTGAAGTAACGGCAGATGGTTTATTTAGCTGGAGAGGGGTGGAATGCCTTGCTGCATGTGGTTTTGGCCCGGTTTTGCAAATTGGCCCGGAATACACATTTTACGAGAACCTTGACGAGCAGAAGGTAGATAAATTGATAGAAGACTTACGCAATAAATAATGGGACGTAAACTATTATTAGAACATATTAACGTACCAGGCATAAATACACTGGAGGTTTATCGCCAAAAAGGTGGCTACCGGTCTGTAGAAAAGGCTTTGAAAATGACTCCGGAAGAAATTGTGGAGGAAGTTAAGAAGTCTGGATTACGTGGAAGAGGTGGTGCTGGTTTCCCTACAGGAATGAAGTGGAGCTTTTTAGCTAAACCTGAAGGTGTACCTCGTTACCTGGTTTGTAATGCTGATGAATCCGAGCCCGGAACTTTTAAAGACCGGTACTTAATGACCTATATTCCTCATGCTTTAATTGAGGGGATGATTGTATCTAGTTTTGCACTGGGTGCGAAGACATCATACATTTACGTTCGTGGTGAAATGATGCCACAAATCCGCATTTTAGAAAGAGCAATAGCAGAAGCTAAAAACGCAGGGTTTTTGGGCAAAAATATATTGGGTACAGGTTATGACCTGGAATTGTACGTTCAGCCTGGAGGCGGGGCTTACATTTGTGGTGAAGAAACCGCCCTGTTGGAATCATTGGAAGGCAAAAGGGGTAACCCAAGGATTAAACCGCCATTTCCTGCAATTGCAGGTTTGTATGGCTGCCCTACAGTGGTAAACAATGTTGAATCTATTGCTGCAGTTGTGCCTATTATTAACGATGGTGGCGATGAGTATGCAAAGATTGGAATTGGAAGAAGTACGGGTACAAAATTGATCTCTGCATCTGGTAATTTAGTTAGACCTGGTGTGTATGAAATTGAGTTGGGCTTACCGGTGGAAGAGTTTATCTATTCTGATGAATATTGTGGCGGTATCGCAAATGGAAAGCGACTGAAGGCAACTGTTGCCGGCGGTTCTTCTGTGCCTGTTCTTCCAGCTAACTTAACCTTGAAACTGGCCAATGGTGATCCGAGGTTAATGAGCTATGAATCTTTATCTGAAGGAGGATTTGCTACTGGAACGATGATGGGATCCGGTGGTTTTATTGCCTTTGATGAAGATCAGTGTATGGTAAGAAATACCTGGAATTTTTCACGTTTTTATCATCATGAGAGCTGTGGACAATGCTCCCCATGCCGGGAAGGTACTGGCTGGATGGAAAAGGTTTTACACAGACTTGAATACGGACACGGGAAAATGAGTGACATTGATTTGCTTGTTGACGTATCCAAAAAGATTGAGGGGAATACCATTTGTCCGCTGGGTGATGCCGCGGCATGGCCTGTTGCCAGTGCGATCAGACACTTCAGGGATGAATTTGAATGGCATGTAAAAGAGCCTTTAAAAAGCCTTGATACAAATTATGGTTTGGCTAATTATGCAGAACCTATTGCTAAAGCAGCAATTACTACAGAAAATTAACAAGAATATCATTAACAATGAGTGATAAAGTTAAGGTAACCATAGACGGGATAAGTGTTGAAGTAGCACCCGGTACGTCGATTCTAAATGCCGCGAGACAAATAGGTGGAGACATTGTGCCTCCTGCTATGTGCTATTATTCCAAACTGGAAGGTAGTGGTGGAAAGTGTCGTACCTGTATCGTAAAAGTGAGTAAAGGTTCTGAGAAGGACCCGAGGCCAATGCCTAAATTGGTTGCTTCTTGCCGTACCACCGTTATGGATGGCATGGAAGTGCAGAATATTACTTCACCGGAGGTTTTGGAAGCGAGAGCTGGTGTGGTAGAAATACTGCTCATTAACCACCCTCTGGACTGTCCGGTTTGTGACCAGGCGGGTGAATGCGATTTGCAAAACCTGGGTTATGAGCACGGTTTACAAAAAACAAGATATGAATTTGAACGCCGTACATTTGAACGGATAGACATAGGAGATAAGATTCAGCTGCACATGAACAGGTGCATTTTATGTTACCGTTGTGTATTTACTGCTGATCAGATTACGAATAAGCGCGTGCACGGGATCTTAAACCGTGGAGATCATTCGGAAATTTCTACCTATATCCAAACTGCTGTAGAGAATGATTTCTCTGGAAATGTGATTGACGTTTGCCCGGTTGGCGCATTAACTGATAAAACCTTCCGCTTTAAAAACAGGGTTTGGTTTACCAAGCCTATTGACGCGCACAGAGATTGCCCTACCTGCAGTGGTAAGGTAACTTTATGGTACAAGGGCGAAGACGTGTTAAGGGTTACGGCACGTAAAGATATTTATGGTGAGGTAGAGGAGTTTATCTGCAACACTTGTCGTTTTGACAAAAAGAAGACTGCTGACTGGATGATTGAACATCCTACACACATTAGTGATGCTTCTGTAATTGCATCAAACCACTACGAGACGATGAAGCCCCTGCCTGTAATTCAGGAAAATGAGCGTTTGAAATTGGCGAACAGGATTGAACTTGAAAAAACCAGTAAATTCTAATGGAAATAGCATTTGTTATAGAAAAGTTTGTTTTAGTTGCCATTATATTTGGGATTAGCCTGGTGATAGCCATGTATTCTACCTATGCGGAAAGAAAAGTGGCGGCATTTTTACAAGATAGGTTAGGGCCGGACCGCGCTGGTCCTTTTGGTATTTTGCAGCCGCTTGCTGATGGTTTGAAGATGTTCATGAAGGAAGAAATTGTTCCCACAAATTCAAGCAAATGGCTTTTTATGGTTGGGCCGGGCCTTGCCATGCTTACCGCCTGTATCGGTACTGCCGTGATTCCCTGGGGAAGCCCTATTGCTATTGGCGACAGGATTATTCCTTTGCAGGTTACTGACATCAATGTGGGTGTACTCTATATTTTTGGGGTGGTGTCTTTAGGCGTTTACGGTGTAATGATTGGTGGATGGGCTTCAAACAATAAATATTCATTATTGAGCGCTATTCGTGCGGCTTCGCAAAATATCAGTTATGAAATTGCCATGGGGCTTTCTGTAATTGCTTTATTGCTGGTTACGAACTCCATGAGCTTGAAGGAAATTGTGGAGCAGCAGCATGGATGGCACTGGAACGTATTGTACCAGCCACTTGGTTTTATCATTTTTATAGTTTGTTCATTTGCGGAAACCAATAGGGCACCTTTTGATTTACCGGAGTGTGAGACTGAGCTGATTGGTGGTTATCATACAGAGTATTCCTCTATGAAACTAGGTTTTTACCTGTTTGCTGAATACATCAATATGTTTGTCTCATCAGCAGTTATGGCAACTCTTTATTGGGGAGGTTACAATTATCCGGGTATGGATTGGGTACTTACCCAGGTTGGGCCTACTATAGCACCGGTAATTGGGGTAATTGTATTATTTGCTAAGATATTTGCATTCATCTTTTTCTTTATGTGGGTGCGCTGGACAATTCCACGTTTCCGCTACGATCAACTGATGCATTTGGGTTGGAAAATGCTGATTCCGCTGGCTATAGCAAATGTGATCATAACAGGTTTGGTAATTGCATATTTTGAGAAATTTTAATGGAACCACTAACCAATAAAAAGAAAGTATTAGCGCAGAAACCGCTAACGTTTGCAGAGCGCATGTACTTGCCTGCCATTGCAAAAGGTCTGACCATTACGATGAGCCACTTTTTTAAAAAGCAGGCCACCATCAGGTATCCGGAGGAAGAGCGTGAATTCTCTACTAACTTTAGGGGAATGCATTCCCTGAAGCGTGATGAGGAAGGAAGAGAAAGGTGTACTGCTTGTGGACTATGTGCCTTATCCTGCCCTGCTGAAGCGATTACCATGATTGCAGCGGAACGTAAACCTGAAGAGAAAGCAATTTACCGCGAGGAGAAATATGCGGCCGTTTACGAGATCAATATGTTACGCTGTATTTTTTGCGGACTATGCGAGGAGGCTTGCCCTAAAGAGGCAATTTATCTTGATGGACCAATTGTGCCAGCAGATTATTTACGTAAGGATTTTATTTACGGCAAGGATAAACTGGTGGAAGCGCCGTTAGAGCAAAAATAATGGCTTTGTTGCTTTGGGTGACGAGGTAAATGAATAGTTAATTAATAAATAAAACAAAATATAAATGGGTACATCGGTATTCTATTTGGTAGCAACGTTGAGCATCTTCTTTTCACTGATGGTTATTTTTTCAAAAAACCCGGTGCATAGTGTGTTGTATTTGATTATCACGTTTTTCACGTTTACAGTACACTACATTTTGCTGAACGCGCAATTTTTAGCAGTGGTTAACTTCATTGTTTACATGGGGGCCATCATGGTGCTCTTTCTGTTTGTGCTTATGCTACTGAACCTGAACAAAGAGAATGAGCCTTTAAAATCGGGATTGGTAAAGGTACTGGGTATTGTGGCAGGTTGCTGTTTACTTGTTACCCTTGTAGGTGCCTTAAAAGCAACTTCTATCTCAAGCCCGCTGATCTTAAAAAATCCAAACCTGGGTCTGGTTAAAAATTTAGGTAAGGAATTATTCGGGCCGTTTATGCTGCCCTTTGAACTGTCTTCTATTCTGTTGCTTACGGCAATGGTGGGCGCAGTATTGTTAACTAAAAAAGAGAAAGTATAATGAATACGCTAAGCCAGGAACTTCAGAGTGTACCGCTGGACCATTACATTTTGTTGAGTGCTATTATTTTTACAATTGGTGTAGTTGGGGTGCTTACCCGTAGAAATGCTATTGTGATATTTATGTCGGTAGAGCTGATGCTGAATGCCGTAAACTTGCTGTTGACAGCCTTTTCAGTGCACAATAACGATCCTTCGGGCCAGGTGTTTGTGTTTTTTATCATGGCCCTGGCTGCCGCTGAGGTTGCCGTAGGCTTGAGTATCATTGTGATGGTATTTAGAAATACCAACTCTACAGATGTTAATGTATTGAATCGCCTTAAGTGGTAATAAATAAGAATAGAATTATAAGATGATCATAGATTTAGTTTGGCTGGTTCCGTTAATCCCTCTTCTTGGCTTTGTAATTAATGGCCTTGGGAGAAATACATTGTCGAAAAGCGTTATCGGCTTTATAGGAAGCGGCGTCATATTCGTTTCGTTTGCCATAAGTGTTGCTATATTTTTTGAGTTGGGTGCTGATGCCAATAAATCACACGAGATCTTTTTGTTCGACTGGATTAGTGCTGGGGCATTACACATTCCGCTTGCTTTTCTTGCAGACCCGCTAAGCAGCATTATGCTGTTGATTATTACAGGTGTAGGTTTTCTGATCCACATTTATTCTATTGGATATATGCACGATGATGAGGGCTTCGGTAAGTTTTTTAGCTACCTGAACCTCTTTATCTTTTTCATGTTATTGCTGGTTTTAGGCTCTAACTACATCGTAATGTTTATTGGCTGGGAAGGTGTAGGTTTATGTTCTTACCTGTTAATCGGTTTCTGGTTTACAAATGCAAGTTATGCTTCAGCTGCTAAAAAAGCATTTGTAATGAACAGAATTGGGGACCTTGGGTTTTTGCTTGGTGTCTTTTTATTGTTTACGACCTTTGGTAGTGTAGAATTTAGTAAGATCTTTCCTCAGGCAGCTAACATGATGCCGGGAAACACCACAATTGCTTTAATTGCGCTGTTGTTATTTATTGGTGCCTGCGGTAAATCTGCACAGCTGCCATTATTTACCTGGTTGCCGGATGCGATGGCGGGACCAACACCGGTATCCGCATTGATCCATGCTGCTACCATGGTTACCGCTGGAATTTATATGATTGCGCGTTCTAATGTATTATTTGACCTGGCTCCAATGGTACAACATGTGATTGCCATTGTTGGATTGGCTACAGCAGTTGTAGGTGCGTTAATTGCCATTACGCAAACAGACATTAAAAAAGTACTTGCCTATTCTACCGTATCACAATTGGGTTATATGTTTTTGGGTTTAGGTGTGGGTGCTTATGATGGCGCTTTTTTCCATGTGATTACCCATGCGTTTTTTAAAGCGTTACTATTTCTTTGTGCGGGATCTGTAATCCATGCCTTGCACCACGAGCAGGATATGAGACATATGGGCGGATTGCGTAAAAAACTGCCTGTTACTTTTGCCACCATGTTAATCGGTACCCTTGCTATCTCAGGTATTCCTCCATTGTCGGGCTTCTTCTCTAAAGATGAAATTCTTGCACATGTTTATGAGCACAATCAGATCATGTGGGCGGTGGCCGTATTTACAGCATTTTTAACAGCTTTCTATATGTTCAGGATGTTGTTCCTTACTTTTTACGGTACTTATCGTGGAACACACCATGCAGAGGAAAAGATTCATGAATCGCCTAAAACATTGACAATTCCTTTAATTGTACTTGCTGTACTGTCAACTATCGGCGGTTTGATGGGGGTTCCTGAAGTATTAGGCGGAAATCACTGGTTATCACATTGGTTGTCGCCAGTTATTCATCATCATGCTGAAGCTGGTGATCATGCTACAGAATACATGCTGATGGCGGTTTCTGTAATTGGCGTGTTAATCTCCATAACATTTGCTTATGTAAAATACGGTAAGAACGGACATGTGCCGGTGGCAGATGAAGGGAAGCGTCCTGCATTGGCGAGCTGGTCTTATCATAAGTTTTATATTGATGAACTGTATGACTTCATCATCAGAAAACCCCTGGATGCATTTTCAACTTTCTTCTATAAAATTGTAGACCGCAAGATTATAGATGGCATTGTGAATGGTTTTGGGTGGAGTGCAACAGAAGCAAGTAAAGGATTGCGACTGGTACAGTCAGGAAATGTAGGTTTTTATATTTTCATGATGGTTGTGGGTATTGTCTCCTTGTTATTGTATACTTATTTATCTCTATAAAAGATCGTTCAGGAAAACATAATGGAACAACTTTTAATACTTCTTATACTTATACCACTGCTGGGAGCCTTGGTTACCGCATTTTCAGGAAATGGTGCAAAGCGCGTGGCGCTTGTAAACGCAATTGTTTCTTTGGTTCTTACCTTGGTTATGGCCTGTAGTTTTGTACCAGACGCAAGTACACAGTTTGTCTTTAATTACCCATGGATTGCTGATCTTGGGATTAGCTTTCATGGCGGGGTTGATGGCATTAGCATGGTTACCGTATTGTTAACCAATGTACTGATACCAATAATCATTTTAGCAAGTTACAAGCATGATTATAAAAACCCGGCGGCCTTTTTTGCGCTGATTTTATTTATGCAGGCTGGCCTTTTGGTGGTATTTACTGCAATGGATGCCTTTCTGTTTTACATTGGCTGGGAAGCGGCGTTAATCCCAATTTATTTTATTTGCGCCATTTGGGGCGGAAAAGACCGGATAAAAGTGAACATGAAGTTTTTTGTGTACACTATTGCGGGTTCTTTATTCATGTTAATGGGGATCATTTACCTGTACCTTCAAAATCCACAGCATAATTTTAGCATTGAAGCTTTTTATAATCTTAGTCTTGATGCTTATCAGCAAGGTTGGATTTTTTGGGCTTTCTTTATTGCCTTTGCCATTAAGATGCCGATTTTTCCATTTCATACCTGGCAGCCTGACACCTATACCGAGGCTCCTGCAGCAGGAACGATGTTGCTTTCTGGTATTATGCTTAAGATGGGTATTTACGGTGTTATCAGGTGGTTGCTTCCAATTGTGCCGCTTGGTGTTGAAGAATGGAAAGCAACAGTAATGATCTTATCTGTAATTGGTATTGTATATGCCTCGCTAATTGCTTTTAAGCAAAAGAATGCGAAACGTTTGGTTGCTTATTCTTCCATTGCCCACGTTGGATTGATTGCTGCAGGTATTTTTGCCTTTAACACACAGGGATTACAGGGGGCAATGGTTCAAATGTTAAGTCACGGTATCAACGTTGTGGGTTTGTTTTTTGTGCTGGATATTATTTACAGCAGGTTACAAACCAATAAAATTGAAGAGTTGGGTGGTTTGGCAAAGGTTGCACCCAAACTTGCTATTACATTTTTAATTATTGTTTTGGGTACAGTGGCACTTCCGGGTACAAATGGATTTATTGGTGAATTTCTGTTGTTAATGGGGGTATACCAATATGGTATCTGGACCGTGATATTCGCCGGGCTAACCATTATTTTTGGTGCCGTTTATATGTTCAGGATGTATCAGGGCATTATGCTGGGGAAAACAAATGAACTTACAATAGGATTTAAAGATATTGAAGGCGTTGAAAAAGTAGTATTGTATACCATCTGCGCACTAATTATTATTTTGGGTGTGTATCCAAAGCCTGTTTTACACCTTTCTGAAGCCGCTATCCAGCATCTGATTGAACACATCAATTTAAAATTAACTCCGGTAAACTAAGCAAATGAATATTATCATCACAATTACGGTTACAGCTTTACTAGTACTTTACGCAGGGTTGTTTAACGCTAAAAAGGCATTATTGCCCCTTACATTAATTGGTTTGCTTACTTCGCTTGCATTTGTTTTTTGCTCATGGAACGCTGATGAATCTTTTTATGGAATGATGCGAATGGATAATTTTGCACTTGCATTTTCTGGTATCACGATATTAGGCTCTATATTTATATTTCTGCTTACCCAAAACTATTTTGCTAAAGACAGCGAGAATGTTGCTGAATACTTTACCCTTATTCTTTTTGCCCTGGCAGGAATTGTAATTATGGTTTCCTACACCAATATGGCCATGTTGTTTATAGGGATAGAGATTATGTCGGTAAGTTTATATATCCTGGCAGGTATCCGTAAAAATAATTTTGCTTCTAATGAAGCTTCTTTAAAGTACTTTTTGATGGGTGCTTTTTCTACCGGATTTTTACTGTTTGGTATTGCGTTGATTTACGGCGCTACTGGTTCATTTAGTCTTCCGGTAATTAGTGAGTACCTGCTTGCAAACTACGCAACTGTTTCTCCCTTATTTTACCCTGGTTTAATTTTGATGATGATTGGAATGTGCTTTAAAATTGGTGCTGCCCCATTTCATTTCTGGACGCCGGATGTTTATGAGGGCGCTCCGAGTTTAATTACAGGCTTTATGTCTACCGTTGTAAAAACTGCAGGTTTTGCCGCTTTTTTACGCTTGTTTGCAGGTACATTTGCGCCATTGCATGATTTCTGGTTGCCGCCATTGATAGTTATTGTGTGCCTGACCTTACTGATTGGGAATGTGACCGCTTTGTTTCAGAAGAATTTTAAAAGAATGCTTGCTTATTCGAGTATCTCTCACGCAGGATATTTACTTTTCTCTTTAGTGACTTTGACTGCTCATTCTGCAAATAACGTGTTGGTTTATGCAGCAGCTTATACCTTTGCAAGTATTGCTGCATTTGCTGTATTAATTTTGGTTAAGCAAAAGACCGGTAGCGATACCTTTGAAAGTTTCAATGGTTTAGCAAAGAAAAACCCTTTTACTGCGTTTGTACTCACTATAGCCATGTTGTCGCTTTCCGGAATTCCTTTAACGGCGGGTTTTATGGGTAAATATCTGATGTTTTTGAATGTGATGAACGACTACCAGGTTTATTTGGTTGGGTTTGCCATTTTAAACGCACTGGTTGGTTTCTATTACTATTTTAGGGTAATTGTAGCGATGTA
The nucleotide sequence above comes from Pedobacter sp. MC2016-14. Encoded proteins:
- a CDS encoding NADH-quinone oxidoreductase subunit A, whose translation is METQSVPVDFLPIIFQIIVALGFVVVTLVATHYLGPKRKTSDKLSTFEAGIKVVGNARQPFSIKYFLVAILFVLFDVEVIFMYPWAVNFREFGWPGIIEMFIFMGTLLLGFIYILKKKALDWD
- a CDS encoding NADH-quinone oxidoreductase subunit B; translated protein: MSDINIVDAPPGIEGSGFFATSLDKVIGLARSHSMWPLPFATSCCGIEFMATMGSHYDFGRFGSERLSFSPRQADLLMVMGTIAKKMSPVLKQVYLQMAEPRWVMAVGACASSGGIFDTYSVLQGIDEIIPVDVYVPGCPPRPEAILDGFGKIQELVKNESGRRRESEQYKEMLASYGIL
- a CDS encoding NADH-quinone oxidoreductase subunit C, translating into MAEVTNHDLTELLSARFGEKITNVQEPYGLLTIETTKDVITEVLRFLKEDGQANFNFLTDITAVHYPEKKHGIAVVYHLHSMVKRIRIRVKVFIDQHQPTIPTATSLWKGANWMERETYDLFGVKFEGHPDLRRILNMDDLGVHPMLKQYPLEDPNRVDKKDEYFGR
- a CDS encoding NADH-quinone oxidoreductase subunit D: MNNQPVYTDNDPQSELVTLNLGPTHPATHGVFQNVIQLDGERIVSGVSTIGYIHRAFEKIAEHRPFYQITPLTDRLNYCSSPINNMGWHMTVEKLLNIKMPKRVDYLRVIIMELARISDHIICNTIIAQDTGATTTFLYLFQYREHIYEIYEEICGARLTTNIGRIGGFERDFNDIAFAKINKFLKEFPVALREFESLLNRNRIFIDRTAGVACVTPEDALSYGWTGPLLRATGVDYDVRVSEPYASYEDFDFEVPVGTSGDIYDRYLVRNEEMWQSVSIIEQAMEKLKHEPAGIFHADVPEFYLPAKEEVYNNMEALIYHFKIVMGEIDAPKAEVYHAVEGGNGELGFYLINDGGRTPYRLHFRRPSFINYQMFAPMSKGMLLSDAIINMSSMNIIAGELDA
- the nuoE gene encoding NAD(P)H-dependent oxidoreductase subunit E; this encodes MLKVEEQQPVEFSSALLEKFDELVKRYPEGKQKSALLPVLHETQAELGWLSPAAMDKVAAYLDILPIEVYEVASFYTMYFLKPQGKYMLEVCRTGPCCLVGAEKLMGHIEKTLGVKEGEVTADGLFSWRGVECLAACGFGPVLQIGPEYTFYENLDEQKVDKLIEDLRNK
- the nuoF gene encoding NADH-quinone oxidoreductase subunit NuoF, yielding MGRKLLLEHINVPGINTLEVYRQKGGYRSVEKALKMTPEEIVEEVKKSGLRGRGGAGFPTGMKWSFLAKPEGVPRYLVCNADESEPGTFKDRYLMTYIPHALIEGMIVSSFALGAKTSYIYVRGEMMPQIRILERAIAEAKNAGFLGKNILGTGYDLELYVQPGGGAYICGEETALLESLEGKRGNPRIKPPFPAIAGLYGCPTVVNNVESIAAVVPIINDGGDEYAKIGIGRSTGTKLISASGNLVRPGVYEIELGLPVEEFIYSDEYCGGIANGKRLKATVAGGSSVPVLPANLTLKLANGDPRLMSYESLSEGGFATGTMMGSGGFIAFDEDQCMVRNTWNFSRFYHHESCGQCSPCREGTGWMEKVLHRLEYGHGKMSDIDLLVDVSKKIEGNTICPLGDAAAWPVASAIRHFRDEFEWHVKEPLKSLDTNYGLANYAEPIAKAAITTEN
- a CDS encoding 2Fe-2S iron-sulfur cluster-binding protein, with amino-acid sequence MSDKVKVTIDGISVEVAPGTSILNAARQIGGDIVPPAMCYYSKLEGSGGKCRTCIVKVSKGSEKDPRPMPKLVASCRTTVMDGMEVQNITSPEVLEARAGVVEILLINHPLDCPVCDQAGECDLQNLGYEHGLQKTRYEFERRTFERIDIGDKIQLHMNRCILCYRCVFTADQITNKRVHGILNRGDHSEISTYIQTAVENDFSGNVIDVCPVGALTDKTFRFKNRVWFTKPIDAHRDCPTCSGKVTLWYKGEDVLRVTARKDIYGEVEEFICNTCRFDKKKTADWMIEHPTHISDASVIASNHYETMKPLPVIQENERLKLANRIELEKTSKF
- the nuoH gene encoding NADH-quinone oxidoreductase subunit NuoH: MEIAFVIEKFVLVAIIFGISLVIAMYSTYAERKVAAFLQDRLGPDRAGPFGILQPLADGLKMFMKEEIVPTNSSKWLFMVGPGLAMLTACIGTAVIPWGSPIAIGDRIIPLQVTDINVGVLYIFGVVSLGVYGVMIGGWASNNKYSLLSAIRAASQNISYEIAMGLSVIALLLVTNSMSLKEIVEQQHGWHWNVLYQPLGFIIFIVCSFAETNRAPFDLPECETELIGGYHTEYSSMKLGFYLFAEYINMFVSSAVMATLYWGGYNYPGMDWVLTQVGPTIAPVIGVIVLFAKIFAFIFFFMWVRWTIPRFRYDQLMHLGWKMLIPLAIANVIITGLVIAYFEKF
- a CDS encoding NADH-quinone oxidoreductase subunit I, encoding MEPLTNKKKVLAQKPLTFAERMYLPAIAKGLTITMSHFFKKQATIRYPEEEREFSTNFRGMHSLKRDEEGRERCTACGLCALSCPAEAITMIAAERKPEEKAIYREEKYAAVYEINMLRCIFCGLCEEACPKEAIYLDGPIVPADYLRKDFIYGKDKLVEAPLEQK
- a CDS encoding NADH-quinone oxidoreductase subunit J, producing the protein MGTSVFYLVATLSIFFSLMVIFSKNPVHSVLYLIITFFTFTVHYILLNAQFLAVVNFIVYMGAIMVLFLFVLMLLNLNKENEPLKSGLVKVLGIVAGCCLLVTLVGALKATSISSPLILKNPNLGLVKNLGKELFGPFMLPFELSSILLLTAMVGAVLLTKKEKV
- the nuoK gene encoding NADH-quinone oxidoreductase subunit NuoK, with translation MNTLSQELQSVPLDHYILLSAIIFTIGVVGVLTRRNAIVIFMSVELMLNAVNLLLTAFSVHNNDPSGQVFVFFIMALAAAEVAVGLSIIVMVFRNTNSTDVNVLNRLKW